One Actinoplanes missouriensis 431 DNA segment encodes these proteins:
- a CDS encoding DUF559 domain-containing protein, with the protein MPRHPHTPPELAGRAFRGSAAVDSGLLTRGMLAGPSWSRIFPDVYVHRDHQLDHRDWCAAATLTIPAGAVIGGPSAASLWGAVTPAHTTPVHVAAPRAIRLRRDPRIAVHYTSLRPGDVTTHHGLALTTVERTAFDVGRRAGRADALVVLDALLHRHLLDPDALRRMISRRVNWPGTSRLGALLALADARSESPMETCLRLLLVDAGVPPGAVQFEVRQASGWLVGRVDLAWPEVRLAVEYDGDQHRSAEQFRRDVERLNALRMAGWTVLRFTAEDVLRQRLKTVRLVTAALAELEPLRGRG; encoded by the coding sequence GTGCCCCGCCACCCCCACACCCCACCCGAACTCGCCGGCCGCGCCTTCCGCGGCTCGGCAGCCGTCGACTCCGGCCTGCTCACCCGCGGAATGCTCGCCGGTCCGTCCTGGTCACGGATCTTCCCCGACGTGTACGTGCACCGCGATCACCAACTCGACCATCGGGACTGGTGCGCGGCGGCGACGCTGACGATCCCGGCCGGCGCCGTGATCGGCGGACCGAGCGCCGCCAGCCTGTGGGGCGCCGTGACACCGGCGCACACCACGCCCGTGCATGTCGCCGCGCCGCGCGCCATCAGGCTGCGCCGGGACCCACGTATCGCGGTCCACTACACCAGCCTCCGGCCCGGCGACGTCACCACACACCACGGCCTGGCGCTCACCACCGTGGAACGAACCGCCTTCGACGTCGGACGGCGGGCCGGCCGAGCCGATGCGCTCGTGGTGCTCGACGCCCTGCTGCACCGTCATCTACTCGACCCGGACGCCCTCCGCCGGATGATCAGCAGACGCGTGAACTGGCCGGGAACGTCCCGGCTCGGGGCCCTGCTGGCGTTGGCCGACGCCCGCAGCGAATCACCGATGGAGACCTGCCTGCGGCTTCTGCTCGTCGATGCCGGGGTTCCGCCGGGGGCCGTGCAGTTCGAGGTACGCCAGGCGTCCGGCTGGCTGGTCGGACGGGTCGACCTGGCCTGGCCCGAGGTGCGGCTCGCGGTGGAGTACGACGGTGATCAGCACCGCTCGGCGGAGCAGTTCCGCCGAGATGTGGAGCGGCTCAACGCGCTGCGGATGGCGGGGTGGACGGTGCTGCGGTTCACGGCTGAGGACGTGTTGCGCCAGCGGTTGAAGACGGTGCGGCTGGTGACGGCGGCGCTGGCGGAGTTGGAGCCGTTGCGGGGCCGGGGCTGA